In Mycolicibacterium mucogenicum DSM 44124, the following are encoded in one genomic region:
- a CDS encoding NUDIX domain-containing protein — protein sequence MADHDFATLSSETVYVGKIFALRADEVAMPGGGSARREVVEHYGAVAVVALDDDGNLVLVYQYRHPIGRRLWELPAGLLDMGDEPPHVTAARELEEETGLAAEHWQLLLDVDSAPGFSDESVRIFLATGLTEIGRPHAHDEEADLVVKRVPLADAVRMVFDGEIVNALAVAGILAAAHRPAELRPLDAPWVDRPSALRTRREQD from the coding sequence GTGGCTGACCACGATTTCGCCACGCTTTCGAGCGAAACCGTATATGTAGGAAAGATTTTCGCGTTGCGGGCCGATGAGGTCGCGATGCCCGGTGGTGGCTCGGCGCGGCGTGAGGTGGTCGAGCACTACGGGGCGGTCGCGGTCGTCGCGCTCGATGACGACGGGAACCTGGTACTGGTGTACCAATACCGGCACCCGATCGGGCGGCGGCTGTGGGAACTGCCCGCCGGGCTGCTGGACATGGGCGACGAGCCGCCGCACGTCACCGCGGCTCGCGAACTCGAAGAGGAAACCGGCCTGGCCGCCGAACACTGGCAGCTGCTGCTCGACGTCGACTCGGCACCCGGATTCAGCGACGAGAGCGTGCGGATCTTCCTGGCCACCGGGCTGACCGAGATCGGACGGCCGCACGCGCACGACGAAGAAGCCGACCTCGTGGTCAAGCGGGTGCCGCTGGCCGATGCCGTGCGGATGGTGTTCGACGGCGAGATCGTCAACGCCCTTGCGGTGGCCGGGATTCTGGCCGCCGCCCACCGGCCGGCCGAGCTGCGGCCGCTCGACGCGCCCTGGGTCGACCGCCCGTCGGCACTGCGCACCCGGCGGGAACAGGACTGA
- a CDS encoding segregation/condensation protein A gives MISDVDVPDSAGGAAPASPATEQPEEKKAGFQVRLTNFEGPFDLLLQLIFAHRLDVTEVALHQVTDEFIAYTKEIGSQLELDETTAFLVVAATLLDLKAARLLPAAEVHDEDDLALLEVRDLLFARLLQYRAFKHVALMFAELEAAAMRSYPRAVTLEDRFTELLPEVMLGVDADRFAQIAAAAFMPRPVPSLRVDHLHVQAVSVPEQAMKLMGLLENRGIGEWASFTELVADCDGGMEIVGRFLALLELYRAKAVNFEQIEPLGVLQVSWTGERPTNEHLAAAVEEDS, from the coding sequence GTGATTTCCGACGTCGACGTCCCTGATAGTGCTGGGGGCGCGGCGCCGGCGAGCCCGGCGACCGAGCAGCCGGAAGAGAAGAAGGCCGGCTTCCAGGTCCGGCTCACCAACTTCGAGGGCCCGTTCGACCTGCTGCTGCAGCTGATCTTCGCGCACCGGCTGGACGTCACCGAAGTCGCGCTGCACCAGGTCACCGATGAGTTCATCGCGTACACCAAGGAGATCGGCAGCCAGCTCGAGCTCGATGAGACGACGGCGTTCCTGGTCGTCGCCGCAACCCTGCTGGATCTGAAGGCCGCCCGGCTGCTGCCCGCCGCCGAGGTCCACGACGAGGACGACCTGGCGCTGCTCGAAGTGCGCGACCTGCTGTTCGCGCGGCTGCTGCAGTACCGGGCCTTCAAGCACGTGGCACTCATGTTCGCCGAGCTCGAGGCCGCGGCGATGCGCAGCTACCCGCGGGCCGTCACCCTGGAGGACCGGTTCACCGAGCTGCTGCCGGAGGTGATGCTCGGCGTCGACGCCGACCGGTTCGCCCAGATCGCGGCGGCCGCGTTCATGCCGCGTCCGGTGCCGTCGCTGCGCGTCGACCACCTGCACGTGCAGGCGGTGTCGGTGCCCGAGCAGGCCATGAAACTGATGGGGCTCCTGGAGAATCGGGGCATCGGGGAGTGGGCGTCGTTCACCGAGCTGGTCGCCGACTGCGACGGCGGGATGGAGATCGTCGGGCGGTTCCTGGCGCTATTAGAGCTCTACCGTGCCAAGGCGGTAAACTTCGAGCAGATTGAACCGCTTGGAGTGCTGCAAGTTTCGTGGACCGGGGAGCGGCCGACGAACGAGCATCTGGCAGCGGCGGTGGAAGAAGACTCATGA
- a CDS encoding DUF1622 domain-containing protein, with protein sequence MAFYDIIETTGKVIDAVGVAVIVGGAVIALAATFGRMRGSEGGAYDAFRRQLGRSILLGLEFLVAADIIRTVAVTPTAQSVAVLGGIVAIRTFLSFSLQVEMTGSWPWQRPVKAADDGQPK encoded by the coding sequence ATGGCGTTCTACGACATCATCGAGACGACCGGCAAGGTGATCGACGCCGTCGGTGTCGCGGTGATCGTCGGTGGTGCCGTGATCGCTCTGGCCGCGACGTTCGGTCGGATGCGAGGTTCAGAGGGCGGCGCCTACGACGCGTTCCGTCGGCAGCTCGGCCGCTCGATCCTGCTGGGCCTCGAATTCCTCGTCGCGGCAGACATCATCCGCACCGTGGCCGTCACACCCACCGCGCAGAGCGTCGCGGTGCTGGGCGGCATCGTCGCCATCCGGACCTTCCTGAGCTTCTCGCTGCAGGTGGAGATGACGGGCTCGTGGCCGTGGCAGCGGCCGGTCAAGGCTGCGGACGACGGTCAGCCCAAGTAG
- a CDS encoding O-methyltransferase codes for MSWKRRWSFVRMALGMRKFVQTGQWGDGREAAAAAYVEANARRGDIDHVLATIDTFAREQSMLVNVGDEKGQLLESALIRANPSRILELGTYCGYSALLMARTVPDAHVFTVELSADNATIARRIWTHAGVADRITCVVGTIGDGGATLDALAGHGFGPGNLDFVFIDHDKAAYLKDLESILARGWLHRGAVVVADNVKVPGAPAYRAYMRDQEGKLWHTQEHATHVEYQKTLPDLVLESDYLG; via the coding sequence ATGAGCTGGAAGCGGCGGTGGTCCTTCGTCCGGATGGCGCTGGGGATGCGAAAGTTCGTTCAAACCGGACAGTGGGGTGACGGCCGCGAGGCCGCTGCGGCCGCCTACGTGGAAGCCAACGCCCGCCGCGGCGACATCGATCACGTCCTCGCGACCATCGACACGTTCGCCCGGGAACAGTCGATGCTGGTCAATGTCGGCGACGAAAAGGGCCAACTCCTCGAGTCCGCGCTCATCCGGGCCAACCCGTCGCGAATTCTCGAGCTGGGCACCTACTGCGGCTACAGCGCGCTGCTCATGGCGCGCACCGTGCCGGACGCGCACGTCTTCACCGTCGAGTTGTCGGCGGACAACGCCACGATCGCCCGCCGCATCTGGACCCACGCCGGCGTCGCAGACCGGATCACCTGCGTCGTCGGCACCATCGGCGACGGCGGCGCCACGCTCGACGCGCTCGCCGGCCATGGATTCGGGCCGGGCAACCTCGATTTCGTCTTCATCGACCACGACAAGGCGGCCTACCTCAAGGATCTGGAGTCGATCCTGGCGCGGGGTTGGCTGCACCGCGGCGCCGTCGTCGTGGCGGACAACGTGAAGGTGCCCGGCGCTCCGGCCTACCGCGCGTACATGCGAGACCAGGAGGGCAAGCTGTGGCACACGCAGGAGCACGCCACCCACGTCGAGTACCAGAAGACGCTGCCTGACCTGGTGCTCGAGTCCGACTACTTGGGCTGA
- a CDS encoding saccharopine dehydrogenase family protein, producing MTTTKRVVFIGAAGEMCRVAIERFVKAAGDADWMLELYDIRPELLHKFAAKLPAGSVTVGSFDLFDGGALRRAIDGADLVVLGAGPYNRTAEPVMEACIEKHVPYLDLDDDEASTRAALALDDRAKAAGVPILICCGASPGYTNVMTADAARDMDVVERIDICWVTGDEGPVPFGRAVLDHAIRGFAGPCWTWENGRAVQHQTFLETDVFDVGNSLGDAYRFYECAHPEAVTLPRRWPGADRIRVLGALDPPPTNGIMRGVAVAVQDNNITMDEAIDFVNDLLTDKTGSLKVWRYALSGLWGTIRRGEIGAVEVLKFMATSAAKKHPPFRGTNYVRLTGKRDGQQVVSVRRAPVSGPGTPWTTMASLTGSATAAFMLLAVDQLGERSGVLAPEDWADPETFYHALAATGGAPLHQVVEAVVTPSTAVTSRKVVSA from the coding sequence ATGACCACGACAAAGCGAGTTGTTTTCATCGGGGCAGCCGGTGAGATGTGCCGTGTCGCCATCGAACGGTTCGTCAAGGCGGCCGGCGACGCCGACTGGATGCTGGAGCTCTACGACATTCGCCCAGAACTGCTGCATAAGTTCGCGGCGAAGCTGCCTGCGGGCTCGGTGACGGTCGGCTCGTTCGACCTCTTCGACGGTGGCGCGCTGCGCAGGGCGATCGACGGTGCCGACCTCGTCGTGCTCGGCGCGGGGCCGTACAACCGCACCGCGGAGCCGGTGATGGAGGCCTGCATCGAGAAGCACGTGCCCTATCTGGATCTCGACGACGACGAGGCGAGCACGCGTGCAGCGCTGGCGCTCGATGACCGCGCGAAGGCTGCCGGTGTCCCGATCCTCATCTGCTGTGGTGCATCGCCCGGGTACACCAATGTGATGACCGCCGATGCGGCGCGCGACATGGATGTTGTTGAGCGCATTGACATCTGCTGGGTGACCGGCGATGAAGGGCCGGTGCCGTTCGGCCGGGCGGTGCTCGACCACGCGATCCGCGGTTTCGCCGGGCCGTGCTGGACCTGGGAGAACGGGCGCGCAGTGCAACATCAGACGTTCCTGGAGACCGATGTGTTCGACGTCGGCAACTCACTCGGTGACGCCTACCGATTCTACGAGTGTGCGCATCCAGAAGCGGTGACGTTGCCGCGGCGCTGGCCGGGAGCCGACCGGATTCGGGTTCTGGGCGCCCTCGATCCGCCGCCCACCAACGGCATCATGCGTGGCGTCGCAGTGGCCGTGCAGGACAACAACATCACCATGGACGAGGCCATCGACTTCGTCAACGACCTCCTGACCGACAAGACCGGTTCGCTCAAGGTGTGGCGGTACGCGTTGTCGGGGCTCTGGGGCACCATCCGCCGCGGCGAGATCGGGGCCGTGGAGGTGCTGAAGTTCATGGCCACGTCGGCGGCAAAGAAGCACCCGCCGTTCCGGGGCACCAACTATGTCCGGCTGACGGGCAAACGCGATGGGCAGCAGGTGGTTTCGGTGCGGCGTGCACCGGTGAGCGGGCCCGGTACCCCGTGGACCACCATGGCGTCTCTCACGGGTTCGGCCACCGCGGCGTTCATGCTGTTGGCCGTCGACCAATTGGGCGAACGGTCCGGGGTTTTGGCGCCGGAGGACTGGGCCGACCCGGAGACCTTCTACCACGCGCTGGCGGCCACCGGTGGGGCGCCACTGCACCAGGTGGTCGAGGCAGTGGTCACCCCGAGTACTGCGGTGACCTCCCGCAAGGTGGTGTCCGCATGA
- the scpB gene encoding SMC-Scp complex subunit ScpB, whose translation MTDNDAVITADSSVGEGVEPDAGVTDAVAAAEGDELDTEITDDELGCALEALLLVVDTPAPVDSLATALDETIERVEDKLRRMAAELAERGSGIDLREAGGGWRMYTRARYAPYVERLILDGARSKLTRAALETLAVVAYRQPVTRARVSAVRGVNVDAVMRTLAARGLIIEAGTDADSGATTFATTELFLERLGLTSLSELPELAPLLPDVDVIDDITETLSEEPRFAKLGGTPAPAAEPAKFDVDRD comes from the coding sequence ATGACAGACAACGACGCGGTGATCACCGCGGACAGCAGCGTGGGCGAGGGCGTCGAGCCTGACGCCGGTGTGACCGACGCGGTCGCTGCCGCCGAGGGTGACGAACTCGACACCGAGATCACCGATGACGAGCTCGGGTGCGCGCTGGAGGCTTTGCTGCTGGTAGTCGACACCCCGGCACCGGTCGACTCTCTGGCCACCGCGCTGGACGAGACGATCGAGCGCGTCGAGGACAAGCTGCGCCGGATGGCCGCCGAGCTGGCCGAGCGCGGCAGCGGCATCGACCTGCGCGAGGCCGGCGGCGGCTGGCGGATGTACACCCGGGCCCGGTACGCGCCGTACGTCGAGCGGCTGATTCTCGACGGCGCCCGGTCCAAGCTGACCCGGGCGGCGCTGGAGACGCTCGCGGTGGTCGCTTACCGGCAGCCGGTGACCCGCGCACGGGTGAGTGCGGTGCGCGGCGTCAACGTCGACGCCGTGATGCGGACCCTCGCCGCCCGCGGCCTCATCATCGAAGCCGGCACCGATGCCGACAGTGGCGCAACAACTTTCGCCACGACGGAATTGTTCCTGGAGCGGCTCGGGTTGACCTCGCTGAGCGAGCTGCCGGAACTCGCCCCGCTGTTGCCGGATGTCGACGTCATCGACGACATCACTGAAACGCTCTCTGAGGAGCCGCGTTTCGCCAAACTCGGCGGAACTCCTGCGCCGGCTGCAGAGCCGGCCAAATTCGACGTAGATCGGGACTGA
- the xerD gene encoding site-specific tyrosine recombinase XerD, protein MRTAGVRSRLEEQVQGYLNHLSIERGVAANTLSSYRRDIRRYTAHLAGRGIDDLGAVTETDVSEFLVALRQGDPDNGVVALSSVSAARAVIAVRGLHKFAAAEGLADTDVARGVKPPTPGRRLPKSLSYDDVVALLDGAGGDSDADNPLTLRNRALLELLYSTGARISEAVGLDRDDVDTESRSVMLRGKGGKQRLVPIGRPAVTALDAYLVRGRPELGRRGKGTPAIFLNARGGRLSRQSAWQVLQDSAERAGITAAVSPHTLRHSFATHLLEGGADVRVVQELLGHASVTTTQIYTLVTVSALREVWAGAHPRAR, encoded by the coding sequence ATGAGGACGGCGGGGGTCCGTTCGCGGCTCGAGGAGCAGGTCCAGGGCTACCTGAACCACCTCAGCATCGAACGGGGCGTCGCGGCCAACACGCTGAGTTCGTACCGGCGTGACATCCGGCGGTACACCGCCCATCTGGCCGGCCGCGGCATCGACGACCTGGGCGCCGTCACCGAGACCGACGTCAGCGAGTTCCTCGTCGCGTTGCGTCAGGGCGATCCGGACAACGGTGTCGTCGCGTTGTCGTCGGTCTCGGCCGCGCGGGCCGTCATCGCGGTGCGCGGGCTGCACAAGTTCGCCGCCGCCGAAGGGCTCGCCGACACCGACGTCGCGCGCGGTGTGAAGCCACCGACACCGGGCCGCCGGCTGCCCAAGAGCCTCAGCTACGACGACGTCGTCGCGCTCTTGGACGGTGCGGGCGGCGACAGCGACGCCGACAACCCGCTGACCCTGCGTAACCGGGCGCTGCTGGAACTGCTGTATTCGACCGGGGCGCGCATCTCCGAGGCGGTCGGTCTCGATCGCGACGACGTCGACACCGAGTCCCGGTCGGTGATGCTGCGCGGCAAGGGCGGAAAGCAGCGGCTGGTTCCCATCGGCCGACCCGCCGTCACCGCGCTGGACGCGTACCTGGTGCGGGGCCGGCCCGAGTTGGGGCGCCGCGGCAAGGGCACGCCCGCGATCTTCCTGAACGCGCGCGGCGGCCGGTTGTCGCGGCAGAGTGCGTGGCAGGTGCTGCAGGACTCCGCCGAGCGGGCCGGCATCACGGCCGCGGTCTCGCCGCACACGCTGCGCCACTCGTTCGCCACGCACCTGCTCGAAGGCGGCGCCGACGTCCGCGTCGTGCAGGAACTCCTTGGCCACGCATCGGTCACCACCACGCAGATCTACACGCTGGTGACGGTCAGCGCGCTGCGCGAAGTGTGGGCCGGGGCGCACCCGCGCGCCAGATAA
- the cmk gene encoding (d)CMP kinase, translated as MNALVIAIDGPAGTGKSSVSTGLAHALGANHINTGAMYRLVTLAVLRAGIDPTDTDAVVAVCEKTEFSVSFDPDHDTSYLAGEDVSDEIRGEAVTLAVSAVSAIPAVRTLLVQRQRELIAEAGSVVVEGRDIGTVVKPDADLKIFLTASAEERARRRNAQNVANGLGDNYEAVLADVQRRDHLDSTRAVSPLQAADDAIVVDSSDMTQAGVVAHLLDLVQQKVGVRQ; from the coding sequence GTGAACGCGCTCGTCATTGCCATCGACGGCCCGGCGGGCACCGGGAAGTCTTCGGTGTCAACGGGTTTGGCGCACGCACTCGGCGCCAACCACATCAACACCGGTGCGATGTACCGGCTCGTGACGCTGGCGGTACTGCGGGCCGGTATCGACCCGACCGACACCGATGCCGTCGTCGCGGTATGTGAGAAGACCGAGTTCTCCGTCAGCTTCGACCCGGACCACGACACGTCGTACCTTGCGGGCGAGGACGTTTCGGATGAGATCCGCGGCGAGGCGGTGACCCTCGCGGTATCGGCCGTGTCGGCGATTCCGGCCGTGCGGACGCTGCTGGTGCAGCGGCAGCGTGAACTGATCGCGGAGGCCGGCTCGGTTGTCGTCGAGGGCCGCGACATCGGCACCGTCGTCAAGCCCGACGCCGATCTCAAGATTTTCCTGACCGCCTCGGCCGAGGAGCGCGCCCGTCGGCGCAATGCGCAGAACGTCGCAAACGGCCTGGGCGACAACTACGAAGCGGTGCTCGCCGATGTGCAGCGCCGGGACCATCTGGACTCGACACGCGCGGTATCGCCGCTGCAGGCCGCAGATGACGCGATCGTCGTCGATTCCAGCGATATGACCCAGGCTGGTGTGGTGGCACATCTGCTGGATCTCGTGCAGCAGAAGGTAGGTGTGCGCCAATGA
- a CDS encoding pseudouridine synthase translates to MANEEGVRLQKVLSQAGIASRRVAERMILDGRVEVDGQIVTELGTRVHPDRQIVRVDGSRVLVDEDLVYLALNKPKGMHSTMSDDQGRPCIGDLVEHRVRGNKKLFHVGRLDAETEGLILLTNDGELANRLMHPRYEVSKTYLATVQGTVPRGLGKKVREGVELDDGPVYVDEFAVVDMAAGKSLVKIVLHEGRNRIVRRLMAEVGFPVKELVRTHIGTVALGDQRVNSLRALTRKEVGELYQAVGL, encoded by the coding sequence ATGGCCAACGAAGAAGGCGTGCGACTGCAGAAGGTGCTGTCGCAGGCGGGAATTGCCTCGCGCCGGGTCGCCGAGCGGATGATCCTGGACGGGCGAGTGGAGGTCGACGGCCAGATCGTCACCGAACTCGGCACCCGGGTTCACCCCGATCGCCAGATCGTCCGGGTCGACGGCAGCCGCGTGCTCGTCGACGAGGACCTCGTGTACCTCGCGCTGAACAAGCCAAAAGGCATGCACTCCACCATGTCTGACGATCAGGGCCGTCCCTGCATCGGTGATCTGGTCGAGCATCGTGTGCGCGGCAACAAGAAGCTCTTCCACGTCGGCCGGCTCGACGCCGAGACCGAAGGGCTGATCCTGCTGACCAATGACGGCGAGCTGGCAAACCGGTTGATGCACCCGCGCTACGAGGTGTCCAAGACGTACCTGGCCACCGTGCAGGGCACCGTGCCCCGCGGGCTGGGCAAGAAGGTGCGCGAGGGTGTGGAGCTGGACGACGGACCCGTCTATGTCGACGAATTCGCGGTGGTGGACATGGCCGCCGGCAAGTCGTTGGTGAAGATCGTGCTGCACGAGGGACGTAACCGCATCGTGCGCCGGCTGATGGCCGAGGTCGGCTTCCCGGTGAAGGAACTGGTGCGTACGCACATCGGCACGGTGGCACTGGGGGACCAGCGCGTCAACAGCCTGCGGGCGCTGACACGCAAGGAAGTCGGCGAGCTGTACCAGGCGGTGGGCCTGTGA
- the der gene encoding ribosome biogenesis GTPase Der: MSDDDGVWFDEGDWEIGPEGFEAEVDEYAGPPPVVAVVGRPNVGKSTLVNRILGRREAVVQDIPGVTRDRVSYDAQWVGRRFVVQDTGGWEPDAKGLQMLVAEQATVAMRTADAIILVVDAVVGATAADEAAAKRLQRSGKPVFLAANKVDNEKVESEAAALWSLGLGQPYSISAMHGRGVADLLDAVLEVLPTVSEMSGGTGGPRRVALVGKPNVGKSSLLNKLSGDERSVVHDVAGTTVDPVDSLIELDGKIWRFVDTAGLRRKVGQASGHEFYASVRTHGAIDAAEVAVMLIDASQPLTEQDLRVLSMVIEAGRALVIAFNKWDLVDEDRRYLLDKEIERELVQVQWAPRVNISAKTGRAVQKLVPALETSLASWDARIPTGRLNTFLKEIVAATPPPVRGGKQPRILFATQAASRPPTFVLFTTGFLEAGYRRFLERRLREEFGFEGSPIKINVRVREKRGAKR, encoded by the coding sequence ATGAGCGACGACGATGGTGTGTGGTTCGACGAAGGTGACTGGGAGATCGGCCCGGAGGGATTCGAGGCCGAGGTCGACGAGTACGCCGGACCCCCGCCCGTGGTGGCCGTGGTCGGCCGCCCGAATGTGGGCAAATCGACTCTGGTGAACCGCATCCTGGGCCGCCGCGAAGCGGTGGTGCAGGACATTCCGGGCGTGACCCGCGACCGCGTGTCGTACGACGCGCAGTGGGTCGGGCGCCGGTTCGTGGTGCAGGACACCGGTGGGTGGGAACCCGACGCCAAGGGCCTGCAGATGCTGGTCGCCGAGCAGGCCACCGTGGCCATGCGTACCGCCGACGCGATCATTCTCGTGGTCGACGCTGTGGTCGGGGCGACCGCGGCCGACGAGGCCGCGGCCAAGCGCCTGCAGCGCTCCGGCAAGCCGGTCTTCTTGGCGGCCAACAAGGTTGACAACGAGAAGGTGGAATCTGAAGCTGCGGCGCTGTGGTCGCTAGGGCTGGGACAGCCGTACTCGATCAGCGCGATGCACGGACGCGGTGTGGCCGACCTGCTGGATGCGGTGCTCGAGGTGCTGCCCACGGTGTCCGAAATGTCCGGCGGGACAGGCGGTCCGCGCCGCGTGGCGTTGGTCGGCAAGCCCAATGTCGGCAAGAGCTCGCTGCTGAACAAGCTGTCCGGCGATGAGCGGTCCGTCGTGCACGACGTCGCCGGCACCACGGTGGACCCGGTCGACTCGCTGATCGAATTGGACGGCAAGATTTGGCGTTTCGTTGATACCGCCGGTCTGCGTCGCAAGGTCGGCCAGGCCAGCGGGCACGAGTTCTACGCCTCGGTGCGCACACACGGCGCGATCGACGCTGCCGAAGTAGCCGTCATGCTGATCGATGCCTCCCAGCCGCTGACCGAGCAGGACCTGCGGGTGCTGTCGATGGTCATCGAGGCCGGGCGCGCGCTCGTCATCGCGTTCAACAAGTGGGACCTGGTCGACGAAGACCGGCGGTACCTGCTGGACAAGGAGATCGAACGAGAGTTGGTGCAGGTGCAGTGGGCGCCGCGCGTCAACATCTCGGCGAAAACCGGTCGGGCCGTGCAGAAGTTGGTGCCGGCGCTGGAGACCTCGCTGGCGTCGTGGGACGCCCGTATCCCGACCGGACGGCTCAACACGTTCCTCAAGGAGATCGTCGCCGCCACGCCGCCGCCGGTGCGCGGTGGTAAGCAGCCACGCATCCTGTTCGCGACGCAGGCGGCCTCGCGGCCGCCGACCTTCGTGCTGTTCACCACGGGCTTCCTGGAGGCCGGCTACCGCCGCTTCCTCGAGCGTCGGCTGCGTGAAGAGTTCGGCTTCGAGGGCAGCCCGATCAAGATCAATGTGCGGGTGCGGGAGAAGCGCGGAGCCAAGCGCTAG
- a CDS encoding ParA family protein, translating into MPIDVDGSSAPADPEPAIGLTGRPARHIPEPKPKSVHGPAKVIAMCNQKGGVGKTTSTINLGASLAEYGRRVLLVDLDPQGALSAGLGVPHYELEHTVHNLLVEPRVSIDDVLINTRVKGLDLVPSNIDLSAAEIQLVNEVGREQTLSRALYPVLDRYDYVLIDCQPSLGLLTVNGLACADGVIIPTECEFFSLRGLALLTDTVDKVRDRLNPKLDISGILITRYDNRTVNAREVMARVVERFGDLVFDTVISRTVRFPETSVAGEPITTWAPKSGGAQAYRALACEVIDRFGA; encoded by the coding sequence TTGCCGATTGATGTCGATGGCTCGTCCGCGCCCGCAGATCCGGAACCCGCGATCGGCCTGACCGGACGTCCCGCGCGACACATCCCCGAGCCCAAACCCAAGAGCGTGCACGGCCCGGCCAAGGTCATCGCGATGTGCAACCAGAAGGGCGGCGTCGGCAAGACCACGTCGACCATCAATCTGGGCGCCAGCCTGGCCGAATACGGCCGCCGCGTGCTGCTGGTCGACCTCGATCCCCAAGGTGCGCTGTCCGCCGGCCTCGGCGTCCCGCACTACGAGCTCGAGCACACCGTGCACAACCTGCTCGTCGAGCCGCGGGTGTCGATCGACGACGTGCTGATCAACACCCGGGTCAAGGGCCTGGACCTGGTGCCCAGCAACATCGACCTGTCGGCCGCCGAGATTCAGCTGGTCAACGAGGTCGGGCGCGAGCAGACGCTGTCCCGTGCGCTGTATCCCGTGCTGGACCGCTACGACTATGTGCTGATCGACTGCCAGCCGTCGCTGGGCCTGCTCACGGTGAACGGGCTGGCCTGCGCCGACGGCGTCATCATCCCGACCGAATGCGAGTTCTTCTCGCTGCGCGGTCTCGCATTGCTGACCGACACCGTCGACAAGGTCCGCGACCGGCTGAACCCCAAGCTCGACATCAGCGGCATCCTGATCACCCGGTACGACAACCGCACCGTCAACGCGCGTGAGGTCATGGCCCGCGTCGTGGAGCGCTTCGGCGATCTCGTGTTCGACACCGTCATCAGCCGCACCGTGCGCTTCCCGGAGACCAGCGTCGCCGGTGAACCGATCACCACCTGGGCCCCGAAATCCGGTGGCGCCCAGGCGTACCGGGCGTTGGCGTGCGAGGTCATCGACCGGTTCGGCGCGTGA
- a CDS encoding fatty acid desaturase family protein — translation MAIADVSAYVHLSSEDVEEIGYELDVIRRDVEESLGAKDSAYIRRVIHFQRALEVAARLMIAGSRSKVGWAAGTCALAYAKSIENMELGHNISHGQWDWMNDPEIHSNTWEWDMVGHSAQWRYSHNYRHHVYTNVLGMDEDIGYRLLRVTTDQPWRWAHLFTPLGNLVLAATFEWGIALHGLHSERLRGETPDAVAVEKRKFLAKSARQLGKDYVFFPALSLRRWRRTLAANATANVLRNLWVYVNIICGHIPDGAETFDPAVVKDETRGEWYLRQILGTANFDASPLLAFSGGHLCYQIEHHLFPDLPSNRLPEVSVRVRELCEKYDLPYNTASLPRQYIRAQKIIHGLAVPDWLLRVGRRRD, via the coding sequence ATGGCGATCGCCGATGTCTCTGCCTACGTGCACCTCAGCAGTGAGGACGTCGAAGAGATCGGCTACGAACTCGACGTGATCCGCCGGGACGTCGAGGAGTCGCTCGGGGCGAAGGACTCGGCGTACATCCGGCGGGTGATCCATTTTCAGCGGGCGCTCGAAGTCGCGGCGCGGCTGATGATCGCCGGGAGCCGGTCCAAGGTTGGCTGGGCCGCCGGCACGTGCGCGCTGGCGTATGCGAAGTCGATCGAGAACATGGAGCTCGGCCACAACATCTCCCACGGCCAGTGGGATTGGATGAACGACCCGGAAATCCACTCCAATACCTGGGAGTGGGACATGGTCGGGCATTCCGCGCAGTGGCGGTACTCGCACAACTATCGGCATCACGTCTACACCAACGTGCTCGGCATGGACGAGGACATCGGTTACCGCCTGCTGCGAGTGACGACCGACCAGCCGTGGCGGTGGGCGCATTTGTTCACCCCGCTTGGAAACCTGGTGCTGGCAGCGACGTTCGAATGGGGTATCGCCCTGCACGGCCTGCACTCGGAGCGGCTCCGGGGCGAGACGCCAGACGCTGTCGCGGTGGAGAAGCGGAAATTTCTCGCCAAGAGCGCGCGCCAGTTGGGCAAGGACTATGTGTTCTTCCCGGCGCTGAGCCTGCGCCGGTGGCGTCGCACGCTGGCGGCCAATGCCACCGCGAATGTGCTCCGGAACCTGTGGGTGTACGTGAACATCATTTGCGGGCACATCCCCGACGGGGCCGAGACGTTCGACCCCGCGGTGGTCAAGGACGAGACCCGCGGCGAATGGTATCTGCGACAAATTCTCGGGACGGCGAACTTCGACGCAAGCCCGCTGCTGGCGTTCTCGGGTGGGCACCTGTGCTACCAGATCGAGCATCACCTGTTCCCTGATCTGCCGAGCAACCGGTTGCCTGAAGTGAGCGTCCGGGTGCGGGAACTGTGCGAGAAGTACGACCTGCCCTACAACACGGCATCGCTTCCGCGCCAGTACATTCGGGCGCAGAAGATCATCCACGGGTTGGCGGTGCCGGACTGGCTGCTGCGCGTGGGGCGGCGGCGCGACTAA